A genomic window from Providencia alcalifaciens includes:
- a CDS encoding aldose 1-epimerase family protein: MNTIIPLHKCLFTEKPTLVLKNSQFSVSAFVYQSGVQGLRVENSQGHLTILPFLGQMIWDAEFCGQNLKMENMFSEPKPVPTVIETYGCFAFHSGLISNGCPSPEDNHPLHGEMPCAPMDSAWLELTETSLKVCGEYEYVMGFGHHYRAAPSVQLHTDSALFDIHMSVTNLASVPMPLQYMCHMNYAYVSDATLTQNIPEQAIKLRESIPGHVHPTQKWLDFNQALKSGEVTLNQLNQPQMCDPEIVFFMDNLSQYTASPEFKMTSPAGNTFVTRFKANELNYATRWILYNGDQKVGAFVLPATCRPEGFIAAKNNQTLIWLEAGENRQFTVTTGVEQ; the protein is encoded by the coding sequence ATGAACACAATTATCCCGTTACATAAATGCTTATTTACGGAAAAACCGACCTTAGTTTTGAAAAATAGCCAGTTTTCCGTTTCCGCATTTGTTTATCAATCTGGCGTGCAAGGGCTACGGGTTGAAAACTCGCAGGGTCACTTAACCATTTTGCCATTTTTAGGGCAGATGATTTGGGATGCTGAGTTTTGCGGGCAAAATCTGAAAATGGAAAATATGTTTTCAGAACCCAAGCCTGTTCCAACCGTGATTGAAACCTATGGCTGCTTCGCCTTCCATTCTGGATTAATCAGTAATGGTTGCCCATCGCCAGAAGATAATCATCCATTACACGGAGAAATGCCGTGTGCCCCGATGGATAGCGCATGGCTTGAATTGACGGAAACCAGCCTTAAAGTGTGTGGCGAATATGAGTATGTGATGGGCTTTGGCCACCATTATCGTGCGGCACCGTCTGTGCAATTACATACTGATAGTGCGCTGTTTGATATTCATATGTCCGTCACTAACTTGGCATCAGTGCCAATGCCGCTCCAATATATGTGCCATATGAACTATGCCTATGTGAGCGATGCCACTTTAACGCAGAATATTCCTGAACAGGCGATTAAGCTGCGTGAGTCTATTCCTGGACATGTGCATCCAACCCAAAAATGGCTCGATTTTAACCAAGCCCTTAAATCTGGCGAAGTGACGCTAAATCAGCTGAATCAGCCACAAATGTGTGACCCTGAAATTGTCTTCTTTATGGACAATTTGAGCCAATACACGGCAAGCCCAGAATTTAAGATGACTTCGCCAGCAGGCAATACCTTTGTGACCCGTTTTAAAGCCAATGAGCTGAATTATGCGACTCGCTGGATTTTATATAATGGCGATCAAAAAGTGGGGGCATTTGTGTTGCCAGCGACGTGCCGACCAGAAGGGTTTATTGCCGCGAAAAATAACCAAACGCTGATTTGGTTGGAAGCGGGGGAAAATCGTCAATTTACCGTAACGACGGGCGTCGAACAGTAA
- the deoC gene encoding deoxyribose-phosphate aldolase, whose protein sequence is MQDLAKYIDHTLLAANATVNDIKTLCSEAAQYHFASVCVNTGYVPLASECLKDSDVMVCCVVGFPLGACLTEAKAFEAAEAVRRGADEVDMVINVGMLKSGDLDFVRQDIEAVFAACGKATLKVILETCLLTDEEITQVCEICRTINVGFVKTSTGFSTMGATEHHVALMRKVVGNEIGVKASGGVRTRETAIKMIEAGANRVGASASVAIVTGENTTPSDY, encoded by the coding sequence ATGCAAGATTTAGCGAAATATATTGATCACACTTTATTAGCTGCTAACGCAACGGTTAATGATATCAAAACGTTATGTTCAGAAGCCGCACAATATCACTTTGCCTCTGTGTGTGTTAACACTGGCTATGTACCATTGGCAAGCGAATGTTTAAAAGATAGCGATGTGATGGTGTGCTGTGTGGTTGGTTTCCCATTAGGCGCATGCTTAACAGAAGCCAAAGCGTTTGAAGCTGCTGAAGCTGTGCGCCGTGGTGCCGATGAAGTGGATATGGTTATCAACGTAGGTATGCTGAAAAGCGGTGATTTAGACTTTGTTCGTCAAGATATCGAAGCCGTTTTTGCGGCTTGTGGTAAGGCAACACTGAAGGTGATCCTCGAAACTTGCCTGTTAACTGATGAAGAAATCACACAGGTTTGTGAAATTTGCCGCACAATTAACGTTGGATTTGTGAAAACTTCAACAGGATTCAGTACAATGGGTGCCACTGAGCATCACGTCGCTTTAATGCGTAAAGTGGTTGGCAATGAAATTGGCGTCAAAGCATCCGGTGGCGTACGTACGCGTGAAACCGCAATTAAGATGATTGAAGCTGGAGCTAACCGCGTTGGTGCAAGTGCGAGTGTCGCTATTGTGACTGGAGAAAATACCACTCCAAGTGACTACTAA
- the rnz gene encoding ribonuclease Z yields MELTFLGTSAGVPTKERNVTSMILNLVGIRKSYWLFDCGEGTQHRILNSPFKTPKIDKIFITHLHGDHIFGLPGLLCSRSMGGATDPLTLYGPKGLKQYVETVLSVSDSYMTYPLEIVEIEAGKLFDDGELIVTAYRLEHRVECYGYRIEEHPKPGALNVQKLEQDGIPRGPWMQGLKKGEVIELEDGRTVNGADYLGEPVAGKVVAIFGDTIPTPDALLLAKNADVMVHETTLEVALEAKANEHGHSSTRQAAQLAKQAGVKRFIATHISGRYGPDEISRLLAECQAEFPDTQIAEDYLTVRI; encoded by the coding sequence ATGGAACTGACTTTCTTGGGTACTAGCGCAGGTGTGCCAACAAAAGAACGCAATGTTACCAGTATGATATTAAATTTAGTCGGTATCCGTAAAAGCTACTGGCTCTTTGACTGTGGTGAAGGAACGCAGCATCGTATTTTAAATAGTCCTTTTAAAACGCCTAAAATTGATAAAATTTTTATTACTCACTTACATGGTGACCATATTTTTGGCTTGCCAGGGTTACTCTGTAGCCGTTCTATGGGCGGGGCTACGGATCCACTAACGCTGTATGGACCAAAAGGATTAAAGCAGTATGTGGAAACCGTCTTATCAGTGAGCGACTCCTATATGACTTATCCTCTTGAAATAGTAGAGATTGAGGCAGGTAAGTTATTTGATGATGGGGAGTTAATTGTCACAGCGTATCGGTTGGAACACCGCGTAGAATGTTATGGCTATCGTATTGAAGAACATCCAAAACCGGGGGCGCTAAATGTGCAAAAACTGGAGCAAGATGGGATCCCTCGCGGGCCTTGGATGCAGGGGCTGAAAAAGGGTGAAGTTATTGAGCTAGAAGATGGTCGCACCGTAAATGGGGCTGACTACCTTGGTGAGCCTGTTGCAGGTAAAGTGGTCGCAATTTTTGGGGATACCATCCCGACTCCAGACGCGTTGTTATTAGCAAAAAATGCCGATGTGATGGTGCATGAAACTACACTAGAAGTGGCGCTGGAGGCGAAAGCTAATGAACATGGGCACTCTTCGACCCGCCAAGCGGCGCAGCTTGCTAAACAAGCGGGGGTAAAAAGGTTTATTGCAACGCATATCAGTGGGCGTTATGGGCCGGATGAAATTTCGCGTTTATTGGCGGAGTGCCAAGCCGAGTTTCCAGATACGCAGATAGCGGAAGATTATTTGACGGTGCGGATTTAG
- a CDS encoding mechanosensitive ion channel family protein produces MIEALLEKYAIGMTIIAACLALYLLFEVLHKRHKHKRKSILVHVIQTMVLCVMVLVAAQSVDMAASDFNLTFISTPLINLVAISVIALIITRKFFQLVNRLEKKQIKKGSDPTSARIIARVFKTAVIVIIMLLFGEHFGMSLSGLMAFGGIGGIAIGMAGKDILSNFFSGIMLYFDRPFNIGDWVSSPDRNIEGTVVEIGWRITKIVTFDHRPLYIPNSLFSSISVENPGRMTNRRIKTEIGLRYEDADKVSAIVEDIRTMLKQDENIDTGQTLLVYFDAFADSSLNIMVYCFTKTTVWAEWLDAQQAVYLKIIEIVKRHNADFAYPSQTLYLERNK; encoded by the coding sequence ATGATAGAAGCATTACTTGAAAAATATGCCATTGGCATGACCATCATTGCCGCCTGTTTAGCGTTATATTTACTGTTTGAAGTTTTACACAAGCGGCACAAACATAAGCGGAAAAGCATTTTGGTGCATGTGATCCAAACCATGGTGTTGTGCGTGATGGTGTTGGTAGCGGCTCAATCTGTGGATATGGCAGCGAGTGACTTTAATTTAACCTTTATTTCAACACCACTGATTAATTTAGTCGCCATATCGGTGATAGCATTGATTATCACGAGAAAATTCTTTCAGTTGGTTAACCGTCTAGAGAAAAAACAGATTAAAAAAGGCAGTGACCCCACTTCCGCGCGGATTATTGCTCGCGTATTTAAGACGGCGGTCATCGTCATCATTATGCTGTTATTTGGCGAACATTTTGGTATGAGTTTGTCGGGATTAATGGCATTTGGGGGCATTGGGGGTATCGCCATCGGTATGGCGGGTAAAGATATTCTGAGTAACTTTTTCTCAGGGATCATGCTCTATTTCGACCGCCCGTTTAATATTGGAGATTGGGTAAGTTCTCCTGACAGAAATATTGAAGGGACAGTTGTCGAAATTGGCTGGCGGATCACCAAGATTGTTACGTTTGACCATCGTCCGCTCTATATTCCTAACTCGCTGTTTTCTTCCATTAGCGTGGAAAACCCAGGGCGCATGACCAACCGACGGATTAAAACAGAAATCGGTTTACGTTATGAAGATGCCGACAAAGTCAGCGCGATTGTGGAAGATATTCGCACCATGCTGAAGCAAGATGAAAATATCGATACAGGGCAAACTTTGTTGGTCTATTTTGATGCGTTTGCGGATTCTTCCCTGAATATTATGGTGTACTGCTTTACGAAAACTACCGTTTGGGCAGAATGGCTGGATGCACAGCAAGCGGTCTATTTGAAAATTATTGAGATAGTGAAACGCCATAATGCGGACTTTGCGTATCCATCTCAAACTCTGTACTTGGAAAGAAACAAGTAA
- a CDS encoding DeoR family transcriptional regulator has product MIETKQKERLRRLSECIKRSGRIHLKEAARILEVSEMTIRRDLNADTEGPIPMSLLGGYIVSVTQPTALAPHEPYADIFTPDQTEDLYIPNLAASMVSEDDVIFFDNGIEMATLIALIPEEISFTGICYSHNVFLALSQKKNATALLCGGEYRPKSDSFYSPTLPSLLDSINPKKAFMSATGVHSTYGVTCYNLDDLPMKKKGMEKSIRKILLAPYNLFDEVATANMGELSQFDVIVTNRQLSDEYETYCRNGFVKVIY; this is encoded by the coding sequence GTGATAGAAACTAAACAAAAAGAACGCCTTCGCCGACTAAGTGAATGTATTAAACGTTCAGGACGCATTCATCTTAAAGAAGCCGCGAGAATACTCGAAGTCTCTGAAATGACCATTCGCCGAGATCTCAATGCCGATACCGAAGGCCCTATTCCAATGTCACTGCTTGGTGGCTACATTGTTTCTGTCACTCAACCTACCGCTTTAGCCCCCCACGAACCTTATGCCGATATTTTCACGCCAGATCAAACTGAAGATCTGTATATCCCTAATTTGGCCGCCAGTATGGTCAGTGAAGACGATGTGATCTTTTTCGACAATGGTATCGAAATGGCGACCTTGATAGCCTTGATCCCAGAAGAGATTAGCTTTACTGGAATTTGTTATTCTCATAACGTTTTTCTCGCATTGAGCCAGAAAAAAAATGCCACAGCGCTATTGTGTGGTGGGGAATACCGTCCGAAAAGTGATTCTTTTTATAGCCCAACACTGCCTTCGTTATTGGATTCTATCAACCCGAAAAAAGCATTTATGTCCGCAACTGGGGTTCATAGCACCTATGGGGTCACTTGCTATAATCTCGATGATTTACCGATGAAAAAGAAAGGCATGGAAAAATCTATCCGTAAGATTTTGCTCGCGCCTTATAATCTGTTTGATGAGGTGGCGACCGCCAATATGGGCGAACTATCCCAGTTTGATGTAATTGTCACAAACCGACAGCTTAGTGATGAATACGAAACTTACTGCCGCAATGGGTTTGTGAAAGTGATTTATTAG
- the rbsK gene encoding ribokinase: MDIAVIGSNMVDLITYIDQMPKEGETLEAPAFKIGCGGKGANQAVAAAKLNSKVIMLTKVGDDIFADNTIRNLESYGINTRYVEKVPCTSSGVAPIFVNQNSSNSILIVKGANKFLSPEDIDRAAEDLKKCKLIVLQLEVQLETVYHAIAFGNKHNIPVLLNPAPAQRALDLDYACRCDFFVPNETELEILTNMPVDTMDNVRRAAQSLLDKGLKNLIVTLGDKGALWMTRDSELFIPAIKVNAIDTSGAGDAFIGCFSHYYVHTGNIEEAMKKAVLFSAFSVTGKGTQSSYPSIEQFSEFVQLNN; encoded by the coding sequence ATGGATATAGCAGTTATCGGTTCAAACATGGTCGATTTGATCACCTACATTGATCAAATGCCAAAAGAAGGGGAAACCCTCGAAGCCCCAGCCTTCAAAATCGGTTGTGGCGGTAAAGGGGCCAACCAAGCTGTTGCCGCAGCAAAATTAAACTCCAAAGTGATTATGCTCACCAAAGTCGGGGACGATATTTTTGCGGATAACACCATTCGTAATCTTGAATCTTATGGCATCAATACTCGCTATGTAGAAAAAGTGCCGTGTACCTCAAGCGGTGTTGCACCCATTTTTGTGAATCAAAATTCGTCTAACAGCATTTTGATTGTCAAAGGGGCGAATAAGTTTTTATCCCCTGAAGATATCGACCGAGCAGCGGAAGATCTGAAAAAGTGCAAATTGATCGTATTGCAGCTGGAAGTACAGCTGGAAACGGTTTACCACGCGATTGCCTTTGGTAATAAGCACAACATTCCAGTGTTACTTAACCCAGCGCCAGCACAACGTGCACTGGATTTAGATTACGCATGCCGTTGTGATTTCTTTGTACCGAATGAAACCGAGTTAGAAATTCTGACCAACATGCCTGTAGACACCATGGATAACGTGCGTCGTGCTGCACAATCCCTGTTAGACAAAGGCCTGAAAAACCTAATTGTCACTTTAGGCGATAAAGGTGCTTTATGGATGACTCGCGACAGTGAGCTGTTCATTCCAGCTATCAAAGTGAACGCGATTGATACCAGCGGGGCTGGCGATGCGTTTATCGGCTGCTTCTCTCATTATTATGTTCACACTGGAAATATCGAAGAAGCGATGAAAAAAGCGGTTCTGTTTTCAGCCTTTAGTGTGACTGGAAAAGGCACGCAATCTTCTTACCCTAGTATTGAACAGTTCAGTGAGTTTGTGCAGTTGAATAATTAG
- the fucP gene encoding L-fucose:H+ symporter permease, translating to MNIKNMTQLPDGYLSRTPIFQFILLSCLFPLWGCAAALNDILITQFKSVFELSNFASALVQSAFYGGYFLIAIPASLVIKKTSYKYAIMIGLILYIAGCSMFFPASHMATYTMFLAAIFAIAIGLSFLETAANTYSSMIGPKEYATLRLNISQTFYPIGAAGGILLGKYLVFSEGESLQNQMAGMDATQLHEFRLAMLENTLEPYRYMIMVLVVVMILFLLTKFPKCKVAETVDHKRPSALDTLKYLAKNSRFRKGIIAQFLYVGMQVAVWSFTIRLALEMGDINERDASNFMVYSFACFFIGKFIANILMTRFNADKVLIIYSIIGVLFLVYVAFMPSFTAVYAAVLVSILFGPCWATIYAGTLETVDNEHTEMAGAVIVMAIVGAAVVPAIQGYVADLTHSLQLSFLVSMLCFVYVGIYFVGERRFKAKQAAK from the coding sequence ATGAACATCAAAAATATGACTCAGTTACCAGATGGTTACCTGAGCAGAACACCTATATTCCAATTTATCCTACTTTCCTGCTTATTCCCGCTTTGGGGATGTGCAGCAGCACTGAATGATATTTTAATCACACAGTTTAAAAGCGTTTTTGAGCTCAGTAACTTTGCCTCTGCGTTAGTGCAAAGTGCGTTCTATGGCGGGTATTTTTTGATTGCGATCCCTGCTTCACTGGTTATCAAGAAAACCAGTTATAAGTACGCGATTATGATTGGATTGATCTTGTATATCGCGGGTTGCTCTATGTTTTTCCCTGCGTCTCATATGGCAACTTATACTATGTTTTTAGCTGCGATTTTTGCTATTGCGATTGGTTTAAGCTTCCTTGAAACCGCGGCGAATACCTACAGTTCGATGATTGGTCCAAAAGAATACGCGACTTTGCGTTTGAATATTAGCCAAACTTTCTACCCAATCGGTGCCGCGGGCGGGATCTTACTGGGTAAATATTTAGTGTTCTCAGAAGGTGAAAGCTTACAAAATCAAATGGCGGGAATGGACGCGACACAGCTTCATGAATTCCGTCTGGCTATGTTAGAAAATACCCTCGAACCTTACCGCTATATGATCATGGTTTTGGTCGTGGTCATGATTCTGTTTTTACTGACTAAATTCCCGAAATGTAAAGTGGCAGAAACGGTGGATCATAAACGTCCTTCTGCACTGGATACTTTAAAATATTTAGCCAAAAACAGCCGCTTTAGAAAAGGGATCATCGCCCAGTTCTTATATGTGGGCATGCAAGTTGCAGTGTGGTCGTTCACCATCCGTTTAGCGCTGGAAATGGGAGATATCAACGAGCGTGATGCCTCTAACTTCATGGTGTACAGCTTCGCCTGTTTCTTTATTGGTAAATTTATTGCCAACATCCTAATGACCCGCTTTAACGCCGATAAAGTACTGATTATCTATTCAATTATCGGTGTGCTGTTCCTGGTGTATGTGGCCTTTATGCCAAGCTTCACTGCGGTGTATGCAGCAGTACTGGTGAGTATCCTGTTTGGGCCATGCTGGGCAACTATCTATGCGGGCACTTTGGAAACCGTTGACAACGAGCACACTGAAATGGCGGGTGCGGTGATTGTGATGGCGATTGTGGGCGCGGCAGTAGTGCCTGCGATTCAAGGCTATGTTGCCGACCTTACCCATTCACTTCAGCTTTCTTTCTTAGTTTCGATGCTGTGCTTTGTGTATGTAGGTATTTACTTCGTTGGCGAACGTCGTTTTAAAGCTAAACAAGCAGCCAAATAA
- the fic gene encoding protein adenylyltransferase Fic, with translation MWDPNEPYNSLPLLPPMHDIETKAVLKACIEARTALEGLKQAGELLPNQNLLISLIPMLEAKDSSEIENIVTTTDKLFQYIHEDSHADPMTKEALRYRTALYDGFNELKKRPLCANSALSICNTIKNVHMNVRKLPGTSLKNQTTGEVIYTPPLGEQAITNLLSNWEKFIHQEDDFDPLVKLALIHYQFEAIHPFSDGNGRTGRIINILFLIEKKLITLPILYLSRYIIKNRAEYYTRLLNVTKNEDWEAWVLYMLSAVEHTSKWTVNKIDAIRKLMEHTSLYIKDNYNEIYSYELLQCIFEQPYCRIKNLVDKNIAQRQTASEYLKKLCDINVLREIHIGREKLFVNHKLIDLMGDDSNLFSPFSE, from the coding sequence ATGTGGGATCCAAACGAGCCATACAATAGTCTACCGTTACTACCTCCAATGCATGATATTGAAACTAAAGCTGTTTTAAAAGCATGTATCGAAGCTCGGACTGCTCTTGAAGGATTAAAACAAGCAGGAGAACTTCTGCCAAATCAAAACTTATTAATCAGCCTGATTCCCATGCTGGAAGCAAAAGACAGCTCTGAAATTGAAAACATAGTCACAACAACAGATAAGCTATTTCAATATATTCATGAGGATAGCCATGCAGATCCCATGACAAAAGAAGCACTACGCTACAGAACAGCCCTCTATGACGGATTTAATGAATTAAAAAAGCGACCACTTTGCGCTAATAGTGCACTAAGTATTTGTAATACCATTAAGAATGTTCATATGAATGTTCGTAAATTACCAGGAACTTCACTTAAAAATCAAACCACAGGCGAAGTCATTTATACCCCGCCACTTGGTGAACAAGCTATCACTAATTTATTAAGTAACTGGGAAAAATTCATTCATCAAGAAGATGATTTTGATCCCTTAGTTAAACTTGCACTAATACATTATCAATTTGAAGCTATTCACCCCTTTTCTGATGGGAATGGTCGAACTGGAAGAATTATTAATATTTTATTCTTAATAGAGAAAAAACTTATCACTCTCCCTATTCTCTATCTAAGCCGCTACATTATAAAAAATAGAGCTGAGTATTATACTAGGCTTTTAAATGTCACAAAAAATGAAGATTGGGAAGCATGGGTTTTGTATATGCTCTCAGCTGTCGAGCACACATCAAAATGGACAGTGAATAAGATAGACGCTATAAGAAAACTTATGGAGCATACTTCCCTCTATATCAAGGATAATTATAATGAAATTTATAGCTATGAATTATTACAATGTATCTTTGAACAACCTTATTGCCGGATCAAAAATCTTGTAGATAAAAATATAGCTCAACGACAAACAGCATCGGAATACCTAAAGAAACTATGTGATATTAATGTATTACGAGAAATACATATTGGGCGAGAAAAGTTATTTGTTAACCATAAATTGATTGACCTCATGGGTGACGATAGTAATTTATTTTCTCCCTTTTCCGAATAG